From the genome of Dehalococcoidia bacterium:
TCGCCTGGGATTCCATTTCCATTTCCCCATCGGCGACGGCGCTCAACATGATAACGCGTGCGTTGGGGCGTTTTTCTTTTATGTTGCGCAGGAGCTCCAAACCGTTCATTCCGGGCATTTTGATATCCATCACAAACACATCGAATTCCCTTTCTGCAGTCAGGGCCATGGCATCGATGCCGCACGATGCCATGG
Proteins encoded in this window:
- a CDS encoding response regulator, which codes for MASCGIDAMALTAEREFDVFVMDIKMPGMNGLELLRNIKEKRPNARVIMLSAVADGEMEMESQAMQLQAFAYLHKPCKLQDLDDAIQRALTYQGDLPAAMALSLPDSC